A DNA window from Anastrepha ludens isolate Willacy chromosome 6, idAnaLude1.1, whole genome shotgun sequence contains the following coding sequences:
- the LOC128865921 gene encoding uncharacterized protein LOC128865921 isoform X1 produces the protein MMLNNLSKHLKDSTNTNEYNKIFLETISPLKKDWEIIFTDGSKTDTCTSFAVTNAEGVTIYAGILPRFTSIFTAEAAALLEAVIFASQKCSKHLICTDSKSSIEAILNPTNDTPMVTKIRNIISIHTSEIKIMWIPGHSGINGNEKTDKRAKEANKEPLHTFNYITCNDIKILAKELAADNAATKWNIYQHPYKNFNPFGEKISTLHLHYVTKQKPLLG, from the coding sequence ATGATGTTGAACAATCTATCCAAACATTTAAAAGATTCCACTAATACAAACGAATACAACAAGATTTTCCTCGAAACCATTTCCCCATTAAAGAAAGATTGGGAGATCATTTTTACCGACGGATCAAAAACTGACACCTGCACATCGTTTGCAGTGACAAACGCAGAAGGTGTTACCATCTATGCCGGAATTTTGCCAAGATTCACTTCAATATTTACAGCTGAAGCAGCTGCGTTACTTGAAGCAGTAATCTTTGCCTCCCAGAAATGTAGCAAGCACTTAATTTGCACCGATAGCAAATCCTCAATCGAAGCTATATTAAACCCCACAAATGACACCCCGATGGTAACAAAAATCcgcaatataatttcaatacacacaagtgaaatcaaaattatgtggattcctGGGCACTCTGGGATAAATGGTAACGAAAAAACTGACAAGAGAGCGAAAGAGGCGAATAAGGAACCTCTACACACATTTAACTATATCACTTGCAATGACATAAAGATACTAGCGAAAGAACTTGCCGCAGATAACGCAGCAACTAAATGGAACATTTATCAGCATccttataaaaactttaacccCTTTGGGGAAAAAATATCTACCCTCCATCTGCATTATGTCACCAAGCAAAAACCTTTACTCGGCTGA
- the LOC128865921 gene encoding uncharacterized protein LOC128865921 isoform X2 produces MLWATEVMELKEMPQLGYGEMLSQEKHQSLPHFPLKRYLSGSWTSHHLGKGGQQYKDKYFEDNSM; encoded by the exons ATGCTATGGGCAACAGAAGTAATGGAGTTAAAAGAAATGCCTCAATTGGGTTATGGGGAAATGTTAAG TCAGGAGAAGCATCAGAGCCTTCCCCACTTCCCCCTTAAACGTTACCTTAGCGGAAGCTGGACTTCCCACCATCTCGGAAAGGGTGGCCAACAATACAAGGACAAGTATTTTGAAGATAATTCAATGTAG